The Phragmites australis chromosome 13, lpPhrAust1.1, whole genome shotgun sequence DNA window TTAGTCAGTGGCTCGCCGGCTTTGGACCACCGGCGCAGGAAGGCCGTAGGTGCTAGGTAGGCAATAGTTCTCCATTTTCTGTTCCGTATTGTGCCCCACACGTCAGGGTGCTCGTTCCCGCACGTACTGTAGACTATAGTACTAGTTGTTTAGGTCTTTATGACGCGGTAGACTATGTTGTCTGGAACCTAGCTTGGTTCGTTAGGGTCTTTCGAGGAATGTATTCATCTGAGTTCGAGTTTTAGGTTCGGAACGCGTGTTGCTATTTTTAGGATTAAATTCAGAGAAGAATAATATATATGCACGTGATACGTTTAGTAGTTAAATCACGTGTCCACATAAATATGTATTTAGACGTGTGTTAATACCTACTctctccgattgcaaatgtaggtcgttttagatttatgcataaggattaagaaagtagatcaaataatcTTATTACCTCTTCtttattttgtattgaaaaagataacttatttatttatgagagtgataaaatttattaaataaggataagaagggaataaaaaagaaaaaagtgcatagaagtttgagaataacttatatttagagaatagttgaagaTGCTAAAATAATTTACATTTGTAATGAGTGCGCGCATGCATGTGCACACCTAACATCTTAAAAAGTGTTGCCAGGGGATGTGTACCTATCATCCTCTCTACCATGTGCCAACCTACAAGACCGAAAGAAATGGACCAATTGGAGTTTCTTTCAGGAGGCATGGTTTGGTAAGATCACGAGAGTTCATGTAGAAATGAACCAATTTAATTGATGAACAGAAGCGGAAAGAGACGGAGAGCGAATTAAAGACCAGACAAGCAGAGAACGTTCACGGGCTGGAGCCTGGAGGTCCACAGACCACAGGCATGCGGAACCTGGACGCTCGCCACGTCTGTGGTGCGAGTCTGGTGAGTCAGTGACATGTGCCGTGACCAGGCGAGCCACCAGGAATCAGCGGGCGGGGATCCTGCTCCTCTGGTTCCTTCCTCGGAAACGGTAGCTGGGTGGAGCTGCGGCATCGCCACGTTACGGACTGAGCctgtgagagtttttttttaatatattttttggattaaaaatttaaataaatagattccacgtggaaatttttttatatttatttaaatttttaatccaaaaaaaaCTCGAGCCTGTGATGCGGCTTATTGGGCGTAAGCCCAAATGTCCGGCGCTAGTGGGCAGCCCAGTCTTGGGGCGTGTTCAGAATTGGGCTAGGATGGGGGAATTCTTCGTTGGGCCCAAATGATTAGCCGATCCATTACTACCACCGTTCTAATGATCAcgtctcctctctccttttcaGTTGCAGGGCCGCCTGACGCGCCTCCCCGCCACCGCGGCCACTCCCGCCGACGCGGCGGCCGCCCTCCACACCCAAACACAACACCAGCAGCCGCCGCGGTCGTCGGCACCACCTCCGCCTCCCCCTTCCCGGCCACCGCCTCCCACCTACTCCATCTCCTGCCCCGCGCCAGGCCTACGCGCCCTCAACCTCTCCCACCCTGCCAGAACGCCCCAAACCTCCCAAACCCTCGCTCGcgccctctcctcctccaccacctgccCGTCTTCCCGCAGCCCACCACCCATCGCATCCTCCTCCGCCAACCACTCGTGCCCCTCCTACTTCCGATTCATCCACGAGGACCTCCGCCCATGGCGCGCCGCGGGTGGGATCACACGCGCCATGCTCGATCGCGCCCGCCTCACCGCCAGCTTCCGCCTCGTCGTGCTCAGCGGGCGCGCCTACGTCCAGCGGTTCCGCCCGGCGTTCCAGACCCGGGACCTCTTCACCATCTGGGGCGTCCTCCAGCTGCTCCGCCGCTACCCAGGCCGCGTCCCCGACCTCGACCTCATGTTCGACTGCGTCGACTGGCCCGTCGTCCGCACCCACCTCTACCGCGGGAGGTACGCCAAGGTCATGCCGCCGCTGTTCCGGTACTGCGGGGATGAGAGGACGCTGGATATCGCCTTCCCGGATTGGTCGTTCTGGGGATGGTAATTTTACTTCCTTGCTTATGTTACAATCATGGATTTCATTCTAAAAGGGATAAATGAAGAAGTGAGCAAATTTGATGAAGTCAAAACTGCATCCCTATGATATTTTCGAACCATCAGTCATGAACTCATGATCTAGTATATGCACCATTTCTACTGTGCTAACCACTGTTCACTCATATATCCTCATATCCATGTACTAGTTAATTAGTGGCTAATGTTTTCAGTTTTGCTGATAGaatattcaaatttaatatcTATTGTTTCCATAACTTGAATTTTGGACCTTCATGGTCAGGTGTGCATATGAAGTGCAACACTTTTAATAACTAATCTTGGCTGACAGGCCGGAGATCAACTTAAAGCCATGGGACGCCCTGCAGGAGGACTTGAAGGATGGTAATAATAGGGTGAGATGGTTGGATAGAGAACCTTATGCTTACTGGAAAGGGAATCCATCAGTTTCTGTGACACGGCAGGAATTGGTTAAGTGTAATGTCTCTAGCACGCAAGATTGGAACGCAAGGATCTACAATCAGGTAGCTCGTCTGATAATTTTGCCAACCCAGCAATTAATGGTCCTTGGAAAAAGTAGTGCCTCCCCGTTGCCCTCATAGACTTAAATGGTTCGATTCCAGCGTAATCGATACTATTGCATGTTTACTTATGTAATTTTGCTTTTGGGGACAAATACTGAAGATATTCATTATCTTACTTTGTTTTTGTTCTTTGGGATGTAGGACTGGTTCAAAGAGAGCAAGACAGGGTTTAAGGACTCAGATTTGGGTAGTCAATGCGCTCAcaggttctttttttttaaaaaaagaataaatttaTTCTTCTTTGGTTATACCAGGCAAGGGGTTACATAGTTTTATCAGTTGCACGTTAAGTTCTTAACATTTTCTTAACCTTTAACAGATACAAGATCTATGTTGAAGGATCAGCATGGTCAATCAGTCAGAAATATATACTAGCATGTGATTCAATGACACTGTTGGTTACACCAAAATACTATGATTTCTTTTCAAGGTCACTTATGCCGATTCAGCATTACTGGCCTGTTCGGTCTGACAATAAATGTGGCTCCATCAAATATGCTGTTGACTGGGGCAACTCTCACAAGCAATTGGTACTTTGCATCTATCTACATCCAGTCATCTACATTAGCAGGAAATTAAATTTTGCAGTGCTAAACATTAGATATGGAAATACTCATAACAAGCTAAGTTTGTTATTAATAGAAATCTAGTTGAGCTGCAATATATGACAGGAACCCGAGATGTCTGATCTTTTTTCGGCTATCTATGTCTCACACTCTCACTAATGTAACATAATTAAAACATGACTCATGTAGTGTTACTAAAAGAGTTCCACACAAACAATTTCTGCACCTAACAGTGCACTGGGAAGTCAATTTACTGACCATGGTATAATTTTGAGTTTTTGACCTTTTGTTAAAAAGTAAATAGCATCAGAACTTGCTGTGATATAAACCATGAACCCTGATAGAACATAATATAGAGAGAGCAGTGACTTGTTAATATTTGAGCAGGAGATTAAGAAATGCAAGGTCGAAATTTTTCATCCAAAATCTGTAGTACTCTACTCGTCAATTTAGGCTGGATAAGTGCCTACTGTTTAATGAACTTGTTTCACTTGCGTTATCTTTACTAAAGGCCATTTGGAGTTTTCCATTGAGTTAAGGAATTTCTTAAATGTTACTATAGTCCAAAATAGATGTCCTAGGATGCATGCGTTCAAACATGCAAAACTTTGGCCATTATGATAAACAAAAATACTTAGATTTGTCACACAACTTTATATAGTCATCGTCAAAAGTATTTCAGTGTTATCGTAGTTTTATGGCTTTGATAATATATGCTTAGAAAAAGGAATAGTCAAAGGTGAGCATTAGAGCctgtatcaatgttataaacAAGTAAATCGGACAGGTTGCAGTAAGTTTTACTGTGTAGactatttaatttttttgcgTGCCTTTATGTTAGTCTATTAGGTTGTTCCTTCTCCTTTTGGGAAAATCTACTGTATTGTTCTCAAATGGAATGCTGTTCTCATACTTTAAAGCTATCATAGGCACAGCGCATAGGGAAGCAAGCAAGCAATTTCATTCAAGAAGAGCTCAGTATGGACCATGTTTATGACTACATGCTTCACCTTCTATCTGAATACGCCAAGCTCCTGAAGTTCAAGCCAACTAAGCCACCTCAAGCTGTCGAGGTCTGTTCTGAGTCTTTGGTCTGCCAAGCTGAAGGCCTCGAGAAGAAGTTTCTTGTGGAATCCATGGTGAAGTCTGCCCGTGATGCAGGTCCATGCGATCTGCCTCCCCCCTATGGTCCTCATGAGCTCAAGATGCTACAACAGAGGAAAGAAAATTCAATAAAGCAGGTTGAAATGTGGGAGCAAAGAGCTTCAAAGGCTTAGATTGAGCCCCtggctctttttttcttccaagCACAGACCTACATAATTGGTTGACTATTTAGAATTTATGATCGAACTCAGTGTCATTGTGGGGTTAACAAATATCAAGCATTCATCTACTCAAATCATTGTGAATGCATCTAGAGAAATTGAGCCAATACCGGCTTTTCTTTGGTACTTTTCTTTTTCGTAAATTAATGTTTACTTATACCTTCTATTTTCCTGTATTTAATTTTGTTCGGATTAGAGCTACTTTGTAAAGTCATTGTGGTTATGACTTTGAAATACTCTTACAATTTTTCAGAAGATAATTCTCGACCCTGTCTTCTTTGGTTTCACGTTGAATTGTTCGTATGATATATATAAATGCTTTTACTGCCTCACTGAGATTGTTTAGATGCAATAAACAGTGGTATGGATATAGTAGATATTCTGTGCTAACTCAAAACAAGTGTGCAAAGACTCTTGAATGAGAGAACGGGCTCGTAGCCCAGTGGTAGCGTGCTCCAGTGGAGCGCTCTCCGCCCGAGTTCGATCCCTGGGATCGGACTCAGGTGTCTCACCAGGATTTATTCCCAAAAATAAATTTACAGGTATTCTCAGGCGTCTATAGACCACAAGGGGAGGCGACGTGCCCGTCGCTAGCGGAGCTAGAATCTTCGTGAATCTCTGGTAGACGTGTGTTGGTATAGGTTCTAGTTCTAGCGTGCGCTTTAGGGATGTGTTGGTGTGTGTAGTGTGCGTTGTGTTCGGACGTTCGTTTAGATACTACAACTTGTCCCCCAGATCTGAGGAATAAAAAAAGACTCTTGAATGAAACAAGGTATGCTCTTatattatatatacacacacacatatatgtgtgtgtatgtatgtgtgtgtgtgtgtgtatatatatatatatatatattgtgtgcTTAAGCGTATTGTAGTTCACTGTTATATCACATCATAGTTATGATccaaaaacagtatagttgcgaCTCATGGGATAGGTCAATTACTATAAACATATATTGTCATAACTAGGTATTTTAtctagttgtaattatgcattttttatcatgtgatcgcaACTAGatcacctctgcgcacacccccAGTTACGATTTAAAAAGCAGGATAGTTGCTATCGTAattgacttttttttattatgtaaTCGTAATTCAACTATATAtgctgtcgtaactgactattttatTAATCGTAACTGTGATCCTAACTGGGTCACCTCTATGCACATCTCGGTTACAATCCAAAAGGTAGTATAATTGCTATCAtaactgattttttttgtcatgtgatcgtaattCAACTATCTGTGttgtcgtaactgactattttcttaatcgTAACTAGTGGTGGCGTAGCAGTAGACTACAATGCTTCTCGTAATTATACACTTTTTattatgtgatcgtaactcacctATATGTGACGTCGTAACTAACtagtttcttagtcgtaacAGGG harbors:
- the LOC133888482 gene encoding uncharacterized protein LOC133888482 isoform X1 gives rise to the protein MATAAPAAGADCRRPTVLVPALSRTSAAFLFLSVIIVGAVVSARWITTTTTALQGRLTRLPATAATPADAAAALHTQTQHQQPPRSSAPPPPPPSRPPPPTYSISCPAPGLRALNLSHPARTPQTSQTLARALSSSTTCPSSRSPPPIASSSANHSCPSYFRFIHEDLRPWRAAGGITRAMLDRARLTASFRLVVLSGRAYVQRFRPAFQTRDLFTIWGVLQLLRRYPGRVPDLDLMFDCVDWPVVRTHLYRGRYAKVMPPLFRYCGDERTLDIAFPDWSFWGWPEINLKPWDALQEDLKDGNNRVRWLDREPYAYWKGNPSVSVTRQELVKCNVSSTQDWNARIYNQDWFKESKTGFKDSDLGSQCAHRYKIYVEGSAWSISQKYILACDSMTLLVTPKYYDFFSRSLMPIQHYWPVRSDNKCGSIKYAVDWGNSHKQLAQRIGKQASNFIQEELSMDHVYDYMLHLLSEYAKLLKFKPTKPPQAVEVCSESLVCQAEGLEKKFLVESMVKSARDAGPCDLPPPYGPHELKMLQQRKENSIKQVEMWEQRASKA
- the LOC133888482 gene encoding uncharacterized protein LOC133888482 isoform X2 → MATAAPAAGADCRRPTVLVPALSRTSAAFLFLSVIIVGAVVSARWITTTTTALQGRLTRLPATAATPADAAAALHTQTQHQQPPRSSAPPPPPPSRPPPPTYSISCPAPGLRALNLSHPARTPQTSQTLARALSSSTTCPSSRSPPPIASSSANHSCPSYFRFIHEDLRPWRAAGGITRAMLDRARLTASFRLVVLSGRAYVQRFRPAFQTRDLFTIWGVLQLLRRYPGRVPDLDLMFDCVDWPVVRTHLYRGRYAKVMPPLFRYCGDERTLDIAFPDWSFWGWPEINLKPWDALQEDLKDGNNRVRWLDREPYAYWKGNPSVSVTRQELVKCNVSSTQDWNARIYNQAQRIGKQASNFIQEELSMDHVYDYMLHLLSEYAKLLKFKPTKPPQAVEVCSESLVCQAEGLEKKFLVESMVKSARDAGPCDLPPPYGPHELKMLQQRKENSIKQVEMWEQRASKA